The following are from one region of the Amylibacter sp. IMCC11727 genome:
- the dxr gene encoding 1-deoxy-D-xylulose-5-phosphate reductoisomerase → MRRVSVFGSTGSVGQNTIDLIARRMDEFQVVALSGGRNVKLLAQQAIALKAQIAVVADDALLADLTDALAGSNVTPLAGREALLDAAAIPVDWAMSSVVGFAGLEISLAIAQHSKTLALANKESLVCGGALLQQTCAASGATLLPVDSEHSAIFQCIGGADKAVDRIILTASGGPFLNASMKAMETATPEQAVAHPNWDMGQRISIDSASMFNKAMEVLETHVLFDVTPAQIEVIVHPQSIIHSMVEFADGAIMAHLGPPDMRAPIGFALNWPERVDLPIERLDFGTLGALTFQHPNTDQFPSLTLAQQTMDMGGLAGAAFNGAKEAALDMFLARDIGFLDMARVVRSVLDQIDPAKSDEVTLESVIAMDATARKLSAQAAKEGFH, encoded by the coding sequence ATGCGGCGCGTGTCGGTGTTTGGATCCACGGGATCGGTGGGTCAAAACACAATTGATTTGATCGCACGGCGGATGGATGAATTCCAAGTTGTCGCGTTAAGCGGTGGGCGCAATGTAAAGCTGCTGGCTCAACAGGCGATTGCCCTAAAGGCGCAGATTGCGGTTGTTGCCGATGATGCGCTGTTGGCTGATTTAACCGATGCTTTGGCGGGATCGAATGTAACGCCGCTTGCGGGACGCGAAGCGCTTTTGGATGCTGCTGCAATCCCTGTGGATTGGGCGATGTCGTCGGTGGTGGGGTTTGCCGGGCTCGAGATCAGTCTGGCCATTGCGCAGCACTCTAAAACCCTCGCCTTAGCCAACAAAGAAAGTTTGGTGTGTGGCGGGGCGTTGTTGCAGCAGACTTGCGCGGCATCAGGGGCCACTTTGTTGCCCGTAGACAGTGAGCACTCTGCAATTTTTCAATGTATTGGTGGCGCCGATAAGGCCGTAGATCGGATCATCCTAACCGCATCGGGTGGTCCGTTTCTAAACGCATCCATGAAAGCCATGGAAACGGCCACGCCAGAACAAGCTGTGGCCCATCCAAATTGGGATATGGGGCAGCGCATTTCGATTGATAGCGCGTCGATGTTCAACAAGGCAATGGAAGTGCTGGAAACGCATGTGCTGTTTGACGTGACGCCCGCACAGATCGAAGTGATCGTTCACCCGCAATCCATCATCCATTCCATGGTCGAATTTGCCGATGGCGCGATTATGGCCCATCTTGGCCCGCCTGATATGCGTGCGCCCATTGGATTTGCCTTAAATTGGCCAGAAAGGGTTGATTTACCCATCGAGCGGCTGGATTTCGGCACGCTGGGCGCATTGACCTTTCAGCATCCAAACACAGATCAATTTCCATCTTTAACGCTGGCACAGCAGACGATGGATATGGGCGGTTTGGCTGGGGCCGCGTTTAACGGGGCGAAAGAGGCCGCATTGGATATGTTTTTGGCGCGGGATATCGGGTTTTTGGACATGGCGCGGGTTGTTCGCTCGGTTCTGGACCAAATTGATCCTGCCAAAAGTGACGAAGTAACGTTGGAAAGCGTGATTGCAATGGATGCAACGGCACGCAAGTTATCGGCGCAAGCCGCGAAAGAAGGGTTCCACTAG
- a CDS encoding OmpH family outer membrane protein produces the protein MRFFTRIQAVFLIGCVFLSGQAVAQDATFPVFQDGPAIVSINRERLIQRSDFGRALIKVLSDRQAALVKENETLAQDLEREERELTELRKTLTPAEFTPLAEAFDAKVKEVRRVQEQKGVELTKSLENARFRFFRQAEQIIVKLMADRGIQFVLDESAIWLSQGGDVTNLVIERLDAAYGAGQLTLE, from the coding sequence ATGCGCTTTTTCACACGCATTCAGGCAGTTTTCTTGATTGGATGCGTGTTTCTGAGCGGTCAGGCCGTTGCGCAAGATGCGACCTTTCCTGTCTTTCAAGACGGACCTGCAATTGTGAGCATCAACCGTGAACGGTTGATCCAACGATCCGACTTTGGCCGTGCGCTGATTAAAGTGTTGTCAGACCGTCAGGCTGCGTTAGTGAAAGAAAACGAAACTCTTGCGCAGGATCTGGAGCGTGAAGAGCGAGAGCTGACCGAGCTGCGCAAAACCCTGACTCCAGCCGAGTTTACCCCCTTAGCCGAAGCTTTTGATGCGAAAGTCAAAGAGGTGCGGCGTGTCCAAGAGCAAAAGGGCGTTGAACTGACCAAATCTCTTGAAAATGCGCGGTTTCGGTTTTTCAGGCAGGCAGAACAGATCATCGTGAAGCTGATGGCGGACAGGGGCATTCAGTTTGTTTTGGATGAAAGCGCCATTTGGCTGAGCCAAGGTGGAGATGTTACAAACCTTGTCATAGAGCGGCTGGATGCTGCCTATGGCGCGGGTCAACTGACGCTGGAATAA
- the frr gene encoding ribosome recycling factor — protein MMSDEVEIDLDDLQRRMDGALGSLKTDFSSLRTGRASASILDTVMVEAYDSQMPLNQCGTVNVPEPRMITVTVWDKGLIGAVEKAIRNSGLGINPVGDGMTIRLPIPELNEERRQELAKVAGGYAENARVAVRNVRKDGMDQVKKGKNAGMGEDDQKIWSDEIQSMTDAAIANIDSALEAKQEEIMQV, from the coding sequence ATGATGTCTGACGAAGTCGAAATTGATCTGGATGATTTGCAGCGCCGCATGGATGGGGCACTTGGGTCTTTGAAAACTGATTTCTCGTCATTGCGCACGGGCCGTGCGTCGGCGTCCATTTTGGATACGGTTATGGTCGAAGCTTATGACAGTCAAATGCCGCTGAACCAGTGTGGTACGGTAAATGTGCCAGAGCCTCGGATGATTACCGTAACAGTATGGGACAAAGGGTTGATTGGTGCCGTTGAGAAAGCGATCCGCAATTCGGGTCTTGGTATTAACCCTGTTGGGGATGGCATGACCATTCGTCTACCCATTCCAGAGCTGAACGAAGAACGTCGGCAGGAACTCGCCAAAGTGGCAGGGGGCTACGCGGAAAACGCGCGTGTGGCTGTACGCAACGTGCGCAAAGATGGTATGGACCAAGTGAAAAAGGGCAAAAACGCGGGAATGGGCGAAGATGATCAGAAAATCTGGTCTGATGAAATCCAATCTATGACAGATGCCGCCATTGCGAACATCGACAGCGCGTTAGAGGCGAAACAAGAAGAAATCATGCAAGTATAA
- a CDS encoding isoprenyl transferase, with product MAQNTKQTHADHVAIIMDGNGRWATARGLERLKGHVKGVDRVRDVIRAAPDFGVDCLTVFAFSTENWKRSEREVTGLMNLFKRYIRGEAATLDEDNVRVRFIGDRGPLDDKLNSLMSELEALTVNNTGLKLTIALNYGGRDEIVRAVGRIAKAANMGMIKPEDVTEQMIGNFLDTADLPDPDLVIRTSGECRTSNFLPWQACYAEYVFTDTAWPDFTVPEMVKILTQFRARERRFGAVALK from the coding sequence ATGGCGCAAAACACAAAACAAACACATGCGGACCACGTTGCGATTATTATGGATGGCAACGGGCGCTGGGCAACAGCGCGGGGATTGGAACGCCTTAAAGGGCATGTCAAAGGCGTTGATCGGGTGCGTGATGTAATCCGTGCCGCCCCTGATTTTGGGGTGGATTGCCTGACGGTGTTTGCGTTTTCCACCGAAAACTGGAAACGCTCTGAGCGCGAAGTCACGGGGCTGATGAACCTGTTCAAGCGTTACATTCGGGGCGAAGCGGCCACGCTTGACGAAGACAACGTTCGGGTGCGGTTTATCGGGGATCGTGGCCCGCTGGATGACAAGCTGAATTCGCTGATGTCCGAGCTGGAAGCGTTGACCGTGAACAACACGGGGCTGAAACTGACCATTGCGCTGAACTATGGCGGGCGCGATGAAATTGTGCGCGCTGTGGGCCGTATCGCCAAAGCGGCGAATATGGGAATGATTAAACCCGAAGATGTGACCGAACAGATGATTGGCAATTTCCTCGATACCGCAGATTTGCCTGATCCTGATTTGGTGATCCGCACATCGGGCGAATGCCGCACATCAAACTTTTTACCATGGCAGGCCTGTTACGCGGAATATGTGTTCACAGACACCGCTTGGCCCGATTTTACCGTGCCAGAGATGGTTAAAATCCTGACGCAGTTTCGGGCGCGCGAGCGTCGGTTCGGTGCGGTTGCCTTAAAATGA
- the bamA gene encoding outer membrane protein assembly factor BamA — protein sequence MITSRAAARFFRGMKNSCAAVALATAIVPISGAVFVESSAAYAQASARFSRIDVSGNQRIASDTIRSIAGISAGVRVTPGQINGAVQNLFDSGLFESVDVRPERGRLVIEVVEYPTINVIAIEGNRRLKDEDLLGLIGSVPRRAYSPLQAEADTLAITNAYAAAGRLAARVEPKIIRRSDNRVDLVFEVREGRVVEVNRISFTGNRQYSDRRLRRTIDSKQAGLFRAFVRRDTFIPERLEFDKEKLRNFYLKRGYIDADVVSSSADFARERNSFGVNFQVQEGQQYTFGEMSISSPEPDVNIDDYNRALRIRSGSVYNPEQVNTTLQRMDIIAAQKGLPFVQAQPRVTRNDDTRTLDIDFELVRGPKLFIERIDIEGNSDTLDRVIRREFESIEGDPFNARKVQEAADRIRALGFFARVDVQTREGSGPDQVVIDVNVEEQPTGTLGFGLGFGTDDGLGGNVNLTENNFLGRGQSIGLTISTTSNNREFSFNFVEPKLFDRDLALGMSVSYRTTDNENLTFDTTRLQFVPSLSFPIGEFSRLSTSLVIAQDEVTAGANSSALIQQEQGSRSTFGFGLGYTFDRRNSPVDPTAGFIFSFDQTLAGIAGDNNYYKAVANAKTYRSLFNEEVILSAEFEGGYLKSFGGESTSIIDRFQLGGNTLRGFESFGIGPRNVDTVGGTTFDEALGGNFYALARLEASFPIGLPEEYGIHGGLFFDVGSVWGLDRPSAGGVNASSADFELRSAIGVSIFWDTAIGPLRFNFAKPLEFVEGVDNTETFNFTIDTRF from the coding sequence ATGATTACTTCGCGAGCTGCTGCGCGGTTTTTCCGTGGAATGAAAAACTCTTGCGCTGCTGTAGCTTTAGCCACAGCCATAGTGCCGATTTCGGGCGCTGTTTTCGTTGAAAGTTCAGCGGCTTACGCGCAAGCGAGCGCAAGGTTCAGCCGCATTGATGTGTCGGGCAACCAGCGCATTGCATCTGATACGATCCGATCTATTGCAGGTATTTCTGCAGGGGTTCGGGTAACGCCAGGCCAGATTAACGGGGCTGTCCAGAACTTGTTTGATTCTGGCTTGTTCGAATCTGTTGATGTTCGCCCAGAGCGCGGCCGTCTTGTGATTGAAGTTGTCGAGTACCCAACGATCAATGTCATCGCGATTGAAGGCAACCGCCGCTTGAAAGACGAAGACCTGCTTGGCCTGATCGGATCTGTGCCGCGCCGTGCCTATTCTCCGTTGCAGGCCGAAGCTGATACACTGGCGATTACCAACGCTTATGCTGCTGCTGGCCGTTTGGCCGCGCGCGTGGAGCCAAAAATTATCCGTCGCTCTGACAACCGTGTTGATCTGGTGTTTGAAGTACGCGAAGGACGTGTGGTTGAGGTCAACCGCATCAGCTTTACGGGGAACCGTCAGTATTCGGATCGCCGCTTGCGTCGGACAATTGATTCAAAACAAGCGGGCCTGTTCCGTGCGTTTGTACGCCGCGACACATTCATCCCAGAGCGTTTGGAATTTGACAAAGAGAAGCTGCGCAACTTTTACCTGAAACGCGGTTATATCGACGCCGATGTCGTGTCGTCTTCCGCTGATTTTGCCCGAGAGCGCAATTCATTCGGTGTGAACTTTCAGGTGCAAGAGGGCCAGCAATACACCTTTGGTGAGATGAGCATCTCCAGCCCTGAACCCGATGTAAACATTGACGATTACAATCGTGCCCTGAGAATCAGAAGCGGTTCCGTTTACAATCCTGAGCAGGTGAACACGACGTTGCAGCGTATGGACATTATTGCCGCACAAAAAGGGCTGCCGTTTGTTCAGGCACAACCCCGTGTGACGCGCAACGATGACACGCGGACGTTGGACATTGACTTTGAGTTGGTGCGTGGACCTAAGTTGTTCATCGAACGCATTGATATTGAGGGCAACAGTGACACGCTCGACCGCGTAATTCGCCGCGAATTTGAAAGCATCGAAGGGGATCCGTTTAACGCCCGTAAGGTGCAAGAAGCGGCAGATCGCATTCGTGCGTTGGGCTTTTTCGCGCGCGTTGATGTCCAAACCCGCGAAGGCTCTGGTCCTGATCAAGTTGTGATTGATGTGAACGTGGAAGAGCAGCCAACGGGGACACTTGGCTTTGGCCTTGGGTTCGGGACAGATGATGGTCTGGGCGGCAACGTGAACCTGACGGAAAACAACTTCCTTGGGCGGGGCCAAAGCATTGGTTTGACCATCAGCACCACATCAAACAACCGCGAGTTTTCGTTCAACTTCGTTGAGCCAAAGCTGTTTGACCGTGACTTGGCGCTTGGAATGAGCGTGTCTTATCGCACGACAGACAACGAAAACCTGACCTTTGACACCACACGTTTGCAGTTTGTACCGTCGCTGTCCTTCCCAATTGGTGAGTTTTCTCGCCTGAGTACATCGCTTGTGATCGCACAGGATGAAGTTACCGCGGGTGCCAACTCCTCGGCGTTGATCCAACAAGAACAGGGCTCACGTTCAACGTTTGGGTTCGGTCTTGGGTACACCTTTGATCGAAGAAACTCGCCGGTTGATCCTACCGCGGGCTTTATCTTTAGCTTTGATCAAACGCTGGCTGGGATTGCTGGGGACAACAATTATTATAAGGCTGTTGCGAACGCAAAAACCTACCGCAGTTTGTTCAACGAAGAGGTCATTCTCTCCGCTGAGTTTGAAGGGGGCTACCTGAAGTCCTTTGGCGGTGAGAGCACAAGCATTATCGACCGGTTCCAATTGGGCGGTAATACGCTGCGCGGCTTTGAATCCTTTGGTATCGGTCCGCGTAACGTGGACACCGTTGGGGGGACAACCTTTGACGAAGCCTTGGGCGGTAACTTTTATGCTCTGGCACGATTGGAAGCGAGTTTCCCAATCGGTTTGCCAGAGGAATACGGCATCCACGGTGGTTTGTTCTTTGATGTTGGCTCCGTTTGGGGATTGGATCGACCATCTGCAGGTGGTGTAAATGCCAGCTCTGCTGATTTTGAACTGCGCTCTGCAATTGGTGTTTCCATTTTCTGGGATACGGCCATTGGTCCTCTACGGTTTAACTTTGCGAAACCGCTGGAGTTTGTAGAGGGTGTCGACAATACAGAAACGTTCAACTTTACCATTGATACCCGTTTCTAA
- the pyrH gene encoding UMP kinase, whose product MSTDGQDGLNPTFNRVMLKISGEALMGDQGFGLHPPTVERIAKEIKSVHDLGVEICLVIGGGNIFRGLQGSAQGMERTTADYMGMLATVMNALAMQGSLESLGIHTRVISAIPMDQVCEPYIRRRAVRHLEKKRVCIFAAGTGNPYFTTDTAATLRANEMSCEAIFKGTQVDGIYDKDPKQHADAVRYDTVSYDEVLQKNLKVMDASAIALARDNNKPIVVFSLDEPGGFAGILRGEGTYTKVG is encoded by the coding sequence ATGTCTACAGACGGCCAAGACGGTTTGAATCCGACCTTTAACAGGGTCATGTTGAAGATTTCCGGCGAGGCGCTGATGGGCGATCAGGGGTTTGGATTGCATCCCCCCACCGTTGAGCGCATCGCCAAAGAGATTAAATCCGTTCACGATCTTGGCGTTGAGATTTGTCTGGTTATCGGCGGCGGCAACATTTTTCGCGGGTTGCAAGGCAGTGCGCAAGGGATGGAGCGTACCACTGCGGATTACATGGGGATGCTTGCCACGGTAATGAACGCGCTGGCGATGCAAGGTTCGCTGGAAAGCCTTGGTATTCATACGCGGGTGATTTCGGCCATTCCGATGGATCAGGTGTGCGAGCCTTACATCCGTCGTCGCGCGGTGCGCCATTTGGAAAAGAAACGGGTGTGTATTTTTGCGGCTGGCACAGGCAATCCATACTTTACCACGGATACTGCGGCCACCTTACGCGCCAATGAGATGTCTTGCGAGGCGATCTTTAAGGGCACGCAGGTGGATGGGATTTACGACAAAGATCCAAAACAACATGCAGATGCTGTGCGCTATGACACTGTTTCATATGATGAAGTGTTGCAGAAGAATTTGAAAGTTATGGATGCAAGTGCGATTGCGCTGGCCCGTGACAACAATAAACCGATTGTCGTGTTTTCGCTGGATGAGCCTGGTGGCTTTGCTGGGATTTTGCGCGGTGAGGGGACTTACACTAAGGTAGGGTAA
- the miaA gene encoding tRNA (adenosine(37)-N6)-dimethylallyltransferase MiaA yields MNDRPAPILIAGPTASGKSALALRLAAMFDGCIINADALQVYDCWSVLSACPDAQEQAQAPHHLYAHIGKHTPYSVGHWLRDVEETLTQTTKRPIIIGGTGLYFAALTKGLVEIPEIPAQLRADGNALRLSKGKDGFIADLQSSDPATLAQIDQNNPARLQRAWEVVHATGKGLSAWQAETPPPLIAPDTAAKITLTSDRDWLAERIDRRFDLMMEAGALDEVRAYISDGWDPTLPSAQAIGARELVSHLNGDLDLDTAIEQAKTQTRQYAKRQRTWFRSKMANWHHIDPAQALPERELHKIVATPS; encoded by the coding sequence ATGAACGATAGACCTGCACCAATTTTGATCGCTGGCCCAACGGCTTCGGGCAAATCCGCGCTGGCCTTGCGGTTGGCCGCCATGTTTGACGGCTGCATCATCAATGCCGATGCGCTTCAAGTCTATGACTGTTGGTCTGTTCTGTCCGCTTGCCCAGATGCGCAAGAGCAGGCTCAAGCCCCCCATCACCTTTATGCGCATATTGGCAAGCACACCCCCTATTCCGTTGGGCACTGGCTGCGCGATGTCGAAGAAACGCTAACCCAAACGACCAAGCGCCCGATTATCATCGGTGGCACGGGGCTTTATTTCGCGGCCCTGACAAAAGGTTTGGTGGAAATACCCGAAATTCCAGCCCAACTGCGCGCCGACGGAAATGCCCTTCGCTTGTCAAAGGGGAAAGACGGCTTCATTGCAGATTTGCAATCCAGCGATCCTGCGACATTGGCGCAAATCGACCAAAACAATCCCGCCCGCTTGCAACGGGCTTGGGAAGTGGTCCATGCCACTGGCAAGGGGCTGTCTGCGTGGCAGGCTGAAACTCCGCCGCCCCTGATTGCCCCAGACACGGCAGCAAAAATCACGCTCACTTCAGATCGTGACTGGCTCGCCGAACGGATCGACCGCCGCTTTGATCTCATGATGGAGGCAGGCGCTTTGGACGAGGTACGCGCCTATATTTCAGACGGGTGGGACCCGACCCTTCCCTCAGCACAGGCCATCGGCGCCCGCGAGTTGGTGTCACATCTCAACGGTGACCTTGATCTTGATACGGCAATCGAACAGGCAAAAACCCAAACCCGTCAGTATGCCAAACGCCAACGCACATGGTTTCGGTCTAAAATGGCAAATTGGCATCACATTGACCCCGCCCAAGCGCTACCCGAACGTGAACTCCATAAAATTGTCGCAACCCCTTCTTGA
- the rseP gene encoding RIP metalloprotease RseP — translation MFDFLAYIPLIGEPLTFIVPFVIVLSIVIFIHEYGHYIVGRWCGIHAEAFSMGFGPVLKSWVDKRGTRWQISALPLGGYVKFLGDANAASGGVDHAAIEAMPEELRAKTLEKAALWKRALTVFAGPGINFVASFIIFAGVVLYSGVPTGEPVVGTVNQLNGVKNELVQGDRLISVDGVAITTNEDFRKLLDPETFSAQSTYVVERDGQTIEVIAPYPYLPAVGRVMPAQPAARAGVKKGDIILQVGDNPVRTFSELRELIIAAPEDRVPLVVQRGSETVELIIRPRKSAYVDSEGQLKEKVQIGVQSFGPFEADMRSVGPIEALQIGAQGVWGMVTVFGQTISKLVTGAISPKNLNGPLGIAVASGDTASQGLLDLIQFVAVISTAIGLMNLLPIPVLDGGHLVIYAYQAVFKRPPNEKVLNYIMLAGFSLLITLVLYATFYDGVRLLG, via the coding sequence ATGTTTGATTTTCTGGCATATATTCCGCTGATTGGCGAGCCGCTGACGTTTATCGTGCCGTTTGTTATCGTGCTGAGCATCGTGATCTTTATCCACGAATATGGCCATTACATCGTGGGTCGCTGGTGTGGCATCCACGCGGAGGCGTTTTCGATGGGGTTTGGCCCTGTGCTGAAATCATGGGTCGATAAGCGGGGCACCCGTTGGCAGATTTCTGCCCTTCCGCTTGGGGGGTATGTAAAATTTTTGGGCGACGCGAATGCGGCGAGTGGCGGCGTAGATCATGCAGCCATCGAAGCCATGCCCGAAGAATTGCGCGCGAAAACCTTGGAAAAGGCAGCGTTGTGGAAACGGGCGCTAACGGTGTTTGCGGGACCTGGTATCAATTTTGTTGCCTCGTTCATTATTTTTGCGGGTGTGGTTCTGTATTCTGGTGTTCCCACAGGCGAACCTGTTGTTGGCACAGTGAACCAGTTGAACGGCGTGAAAAATGAGCTGGTTCAGGGGGATCGTTTGATTTCTGTGGATGGGGTTGCCATCACCACCAACGAAGATTTTCGCAAGTTGCTCGACCCTGAAACCTTTAGCGCGCAAAGCACCTATGTGGTGGAGCGGGATGGCCAAACAATCGAGGTGATTGCGCCATATCCCTATTTACCAGCGGTGGGGCGTGTAATGCCCGCACAACCGGCAGCACGCGCTGGGGTGAAAAAGGGCGATATTATTTTGCAGGTTGGCGACAACCCAGTGCGCACCTTTTCTGAGCTTCGTGAGTTGATAATTGCCGCGCCTGAAGACCGTGTTCCACTGGTGGTGCAACGTGGCAGCGAAACGGTTGAGCTGATCATTCGGCCCCGCAAATCCGCCTATGTGGATAGTGAAGGGCAATTGAAAGAGAAAGTTCAAATCGGCGTGCAATCCTTTGGCCCGTTCGAAGCAGACATGCGATCCGTTGGGCCGATTGAGGCGCTGCAAATCGGGGCGCAGGGCGTATGGGGCATGGTCACCGTTTTCGGGCAAACCATTTCCAAGCTGGTGACAGGGGCAATTTCGCCAAAGAACTTGAACGGCCCGCTGGGTATCGCAGTGGCGTCAGGGGATACAGCATCGCAGGGCCTGTTGGATTTGATTCAATTTGTGGCCGTTATTTCGACGGCGATTGGCCTGATGAACCTGTTGCCCATCCCCGTTTTGGATGGGGGCCATTTGGTGATTTATGCCTATCAAGCGGTGTTTAAGCGCCCACCAAACGAGAAGGTGTTGAACTATATCATGTTGGCGGGCTTTTCGCTTTTGATCACGCTTGTGCTCTATGCCACGTTCTATGATGGGGTGCGTTTGCTGGGGTAG
- a CDS encoding phosphatidate cytidylyltransferase, which yields MSGAPDFSDLMPRIVSAVALIVIGLGCMWVGGDAFGVLLIVAAGLMAWEVSRMHATPLLVHYVFGLVIAAVVLSALFLSMFWAGVLVIIAAGAALIGHHTKAPVVITAVAIVITCTTLFLLRSEFGFGWTVWLVLVVVASDVGGYFAGKVIGGPKVLPKISPKKTWSGTLGGWALAAVVGFVAVQMGQGGMGLILVSVLMAIAAQIGDLLESLMKRRADVKDSSNLIPGHGGLLDRFDGTMGAAVALSIVMALGGTGLLGLV from the coding sequence ATGAGCGGCGCGCCAGATTTTTCCGACCTCATGCCGCGTATCGTGTCCGCAGTTGCGCTGATCGTTATTGGTCTTGGCTGTATGTGGGTGGGCGGCGATGCCTTTGGTGTGCTGCTGATTGTGGCCGCTGGGTTGATGGCTTGGGAAGTCAGCCGAATGCACGCGACACCGCTTTTGGTGCATTACGTGTTCGGGCTTGTGATTGCCGCTGTTGTCCTGTCAGCCCTGTTTTTAAGCATGTTTTGGGCAGGTGTTTTGGTGATCATCGCGGCAGGTGCGGCGTTGATTGGGCATCACACAAAGGCCCCAGTGGTGATAACGGCGGTTGCGATTGTAATCACCTGCACGACCTTGTTTTTGCTGCGCAGCGAGTTCGGGTTTGGCTGGACAGTTTGGCTGGTTCTTGTCGTGGTGGCCAGCGATGTTGGCGGTTATTTCGCGGGTAAAGTGATTGGTGGGCCAAAGGTTTTGCCAAAAATTAGCCCTAAGAAAACGTGGTCTGGCACCCTTGGGGGCTGGGCGCTGGCAGCGGTTGTCGGGTTTGTCGCGGTGCAAATGGGGCAAGGCGGCATGGGGTTGATCCTTGTGTCTGTGCTTATGGCCATTGCTGCGCAAATTGGCGATCTGTTGGAAAGCCTGATGAAGCGACGCGCGGACGTCAAAGACAGCAGCAACCTAATCCCAGGGCATGGCGGATTGTTGGATCGATTTGATGGCACCATGGGGGCTGCGGTTGCGCTGTCCATTGTGATGGCGCTGGGTGGAACTGGTTTGTTGGGTCTGGTGTAA
- a CDS encoding AraC family transcriptional regulator, translating into MDDTNPPLIPDSEQRVYVGSLAGTLRSSHPELRLDSCNGLNKFFWISKGNGRCMINGITRSFGPNTVIFIPHDVPHQLELSSNVFGVVVTMDPEIAVALPSQNVFLPILNLMDQKQVANRFDRVFAEFNSTGIGRNLSVEYLVGLLAVNVARMAQKHFKETKSNAAERLMESFVNILEKEYRTGRTLAEYAQELGVTPTHLTRVCQQVNGKSASRLIQERVLAEARMMLSNTDHKILEISNHLGFSSAAYFTRLFSAKQGQTPKEFRQSAQK; encoded by the coding sequence ATGGACGACACCAACCCGCCGCTGATCCCAGATTCCGAGCAACGCGTTTACGTGGGTTCACTTGCGGGAACGCTACGCTCCAGCCATCCCGAGCTGCGGCTCGACAGCTGTAACGGCTTAAACAAATTCTTCTGGATATCCAAAGGCAACGGGCGCTGCATGATCAACGGCATCACGCGATCCTTTGGTCCAAACACGGTTATCTTCATCCCCCACGATGTACCACACCAATTGGAATTGTCGTCAAACGTGTTTGGCGTTGTGGTCACAATGGACCCCGAAATTGCCGTTGCCCTGCCGTCGCAAAATGTTTTCCTGCCGATCCTAAATCTCATGGATCAAAAACAGGTGGCCAATCGATTTGACCGCGTGTTTGCTGAATTCAATTCAACAGGCATCGGGCGCAATCTGTCCGTGGAATACCTTGTGGGGCTGTTGGCGGTAAATGTGGCCCGCATGGCGCAAAAGCATTTCAAAGAAACCAAATCCAACGCGGCCGAACGCCTGATGGAGAGTTTCGTCAATATTTTGGAAAAAGAATACCGCACGGGCCGCACACTGGCGGAATACGCACAAGAGTTAGGCGTGACCCCTACTCATCTGACGCGTGTATGCCAGCAAGTGAACGGCAAATCAGCCTCGCGCCTGATCCAAGAACGTGTTCTGGCAGAGGCCCGCATGATGCTGTCCAACACCGATCACAAGATCCTCGAAATCAGCAATCATCTTGGCTTTTCATCCGCAGCGTATTTCACGCGGTTGTTTTCTGCCAAACAGGGCCAAACCCCAAAAGAGTTCCGCCAATCCGCACAGAAATAA